A portion of the Pseudarthrobacter sp. L1SW genome contains these proteins:
- a CDS encoding AAA family ATPase produces MRIHRLLISAFGPFAGTEEIDFDRLSAHGLFLLNGPTGAGKTSVLDAICYALYGSVPGARQDGKRLRSDHAEPAQEPAVTCEFSAQGRRFEVTRSPAWDKPSARGKNGFTTQQAKTLLRERVGGSWIEKSARNDEAGAEILALLGMDREQFTRVVMLPQGDFAAFLRSKATDRLELLQKLFGTERFESVEQELARQAQAAKEEVSFLLGRLELLAARAESETARLGLDESGAPAPEGAAARLGWLEGAVELRLAELTGRAERAEAASTECRKAVEAETACGERRRKLDAAAARKAAVDQGVELLEEQLLRLARHRKAEVLHGQVLNVDATAAKVRRAATAVESAFTLLNLAAGEDAELAQLDLGIAAVPAADGAVPAAGCDAELGRLRSLLAVVEARLPDEDRLLGLRKRRGGLVRRQEELTAALVQAGNRWEEFQDERRRLQDGLQELEQRAGVEALRRKEAAAAEELLDVVRRYGAAVAARDAVKVRYDESRDNQLEAKRQWLDLREQRLANAAVELAAKLVPGEQCAVCGSADHPAPATGGPGGPVLAQEEEEARRVHEAAEEACALVAHELADANQLVAVLAGQGGETAAAEAEIGAQGARLAAAEAEAAVKELTAVRARLEKLESAVEAAQDSKSAAEAELARTVASLADVTEQSAALDQALAGLRGTHRSLAQRLKALENAVAVLNKAVDAQAQLERAEAQAAEAREQLEEALPAAGFATAGEVREQLLEAAEATALQTRVRAAQDEQAKVAELFVSEDVVLALEEKSAGYELDSGRLAALRDAAAAALREARDADLAAGMASRCLASLRSIRAEYGDVEGSARQPAERAQMLAGLADAAAGRGENTYRMSLNSYVLAARLEEVALAASERLVAMSDGRYLLQHTDAKAARGAKSGLGLEVVDQWTGFHRDTSTLSGGESFMASLSLALGLADVVQQEAGGVEIETLFVDEGFGSLDEQSLEQVMDALEGLRDGGRVVGLVSHVAEMKLRIGAQLQVLKGRNGSTLRISDGVDVPV; encoded by the coding sequence ATGAGGATCCACCGCCTCCTGATCTCCGCGTTCGGGCCCTTTGCCGGTACCGAGGAGATCGACTTCGACAGGCTCAGCGCCCATGGCCTTTTCCTTCTCAACGGCCCAACAGGGGCAGGGAAGACAAGCGTCCTGGATGCCATCTGCTACGCCCTGTACGGCTCGGTTCCCGGGGCCCGCCAGGACGGGAAAAGGCTCCGCAGCGACCATGCGGAACCGGCCCAGGAACCTGCAGTCACCTGCGAGTTCTCAGCCCAGGGCCGCCGCTTCGAAGTAACTCGGTCCCCGGCCTGGGACAAGCCCAGCGCCCGGGGAAAGAACGGCTTCACCACGCAGCAGGCAAAGACCCTGCTGCGTGAACGCGTCGGTGGAAGCTGGATTGAAAAGTCCGCCCGGAATGACGAGGCGGGCGCCGAGATTCTGGCGCTGCTGGGCATGGATCGGGAGCAGTTTACGCGGGTTGTCATGCTGCCCCAGGGCGATTTTGCTGCGTTCCTCCGTTCCAAGGCCACCGACCGGCTGGAGCTTCTGCAGAAGCTTTTTGGTACAGAGCGGTTCGAATCCGTGGAGCAGGAACTTGCCCGCCAGGCGCAGGCTGCCAAGGAGGAAGTGTCCTTCCTCCTTGGCAGGCTTGAATTGCTGGCGGCGAGGGCGGAGTCGGAGACAGCCCGCCTGGGGCTGGATGAGTCCGGTGCTCCAGCCCCGGAGGGTGCCGCCGCCCGCCTCGGATGGCTTGAGGGCGCAGTGGAGCTGCGCCTGGCGGAACTGACGGGCCGCGCAGAACGGGCCGAAGCCGCAAGCACCGAGTGCAGGAAGGCCGTGGAAGCAGAAACAGCGTGTGGGGAGCGGCGCCGGAAACTCGATGCGGCCGCGGCCCGGAAAGCGGCCGTGGACCAGGGGGTGGAGCTGCTCGAAGAACAGCTCCTCCGGCTTGCCCGGCACCGGAAAGCCGAGGTCCTGCATGGCCAGGTGCTGAACGTTGATGCCACTGCCGCCAAAGTCCGGCGCGCCGCTACTGCCGTGGAGTCCGCCTTTACGCTGCTCAACCTGGCCGCCGGCGAGGACGCCGAACTTGCCCAGCTGGACCTGGGAATTGCCGCGGTCCCAGCGGCGGACGGTGCAGTCCCTGCTGCCGGCTGTGACGCCGAGCTGGGCCGCCTGCGTTCGCTCCTCGCCGTGGTGGAGGCCAGGCTGCCGGATGAGGACAGGCTGCTGGGCCTCCGGAAGCGCCGCGGCGGGCTGGTCAGAAGGCAGGAAGAGCTCACCGCCGCGCTGGTGCAGGCGGGCAACCGCTGGGAGGAATTCCAGGACGAGCGGCGCCGTCTCCAGGACGGGCTGCAGGAGCTTGAGCAGCGGGCGGGGGTTGAGGCCCTGCGGAGGAAGGAAGCCGCAGCCGCGGAGGAGCTGCTTGACGTCGTCAGGCGGTACGGCGCGGCTGTTGCGGCCCGGGACGCCGTCAAGGTGCGTTACGACGAGTCCCGGGACAACCAGCTGGAAGCAAAACGCCAGTGGCTGGACCTGAGGGAGCAACGGCTTGCCAACGCCGCCGTCGAGCTGGCAGCCAAGCTGGTGCCGGGCGAACAATGTGCCGTCTGTGGCAGCGCGGACCACCCTGCCCCCGCCACGGGTGGTCCCGGCGGTCCGGTCCTTGCCCAGGAGGAGGAAGAGGCGCGGCGGGTCCACGAGGCAGCGGAAGAGGCCTGTGCCTTGGTTGCCCATGAACTGGCGGACGCCAACCAATTGGTGGCCGTCCTGGCCGGCCAGGGCGGCGAAACGGCCGCAGCTGAGGCCGAGATCGGTGCGCAGGGTGCACGCCTGGCGGCCGCCGAAGCAGAGGCAGCGGTCAAGGAACTCACGGCTGTCCGGGCGCGCCTCGAGAAGCTTGAGTCCGCTGTTGAAGCGGCGCAGGACTCGAAGAGCGCCGCCGAAGCCGAGCTTGCCCGGACAGTGGCCTCCCTGGCCGATGTAACCGAACAGTCCGCTGCCCTTGACCAGGCGCTGGCCGGGCTCAGGGGAACCCACCGGAGCCTGGCCCAGCGGTTGAAGGCGCTGGAAAATGCGGTGGCAGTCCTCAATAAGGCCGTTGACGCTCAGGCGCAGCTGGAAAGGGCGGAGGCCCAGGCCGCCGAGGCGCGGGAACAGCTGGAGGAGGCCCTTCCTGCTGCCGGTTTCGCAACAGCTGGGGAGGTCCGGGAACAGCTGCTTGAGGCCGCCGAGGCAACAGCCCTCCAGACCCGGGTGCGGGCCGCGCAGGACGAGCAGGCCAAGGTTGCAGAATTGTTCGTTTCCGAGGATGTTGTGCTGGCGCTGGAAGAAAAGTCGGCCGGCTATGAACTGGACTCTGGCCGGCTTGCCGCACTCCGCGACGCTGCGGCTGCCGCGCTCCGGGAAGCCCGGGACGCGGACCTGGCGGCCGGAATGGCGTCCAGGTGCCTGGCCTCGCTGCGGAGCATCCGGGCCGAATACGGCGATGTTGAAGGATCCGCGCGGCAGCCTGCCGAACGGGCGCAAATGCTGGCCGGGCTGGCGGACGCGGCGGCAGGCCGGGGCGAGAACACCTACCGGATGAGCCTGAACAGCTATGTCCTTGCCGCCCGCCTGGAAGAGGTGGCCCTGGCCGCCTCGGAACGGTTGGTGGCCATGAGCGATGGGCGGTACCTGCTCCAGCACACGGACGCAAAGGCCGCACGCGGCGCAAAGTCTGGGCTTGGCCTGGAGGTGGTGGACCAGTGGACCGGATTCCACCGGGACACCTCCACGCTGTCCGGAGGTGAGTCGTTTATGGCCTCCCTGTCCCTGGCGCTGGGGCTGGCAGACGTTGTGCAGCAAGA
- a CDS encoding exonuclease SbcCD subunit D translates to MRLLHTSDWHLGRSFHGVGMLDAQRAFVDQLVGAVNEHSVDVVLVAGDVYDRALPGVDVVRLLDDALVRLAAAGAKVVLTSGNHDSAIRLGFASRLLERGGVHLRTSIGGLDEPLLLPLGDTAAGDGGQAVLAIYGIPWLEPRLVAEQLGADTASHFEVTRAATGMIREDIKRRSASATVHSVVLAHTFASGGISSDSERDLSIGGVGAVPLDLFEGFSYTALGHLHGRQTLSPQVRYSGSPLAYSFSEAAHQKGGWLVDVGVEGVTAVQEVLWTAPRVLAVLRGPLAELLESPAHQWAETAYCQVTLTDAQRPARAMERLRSRFSDTLVLGFDPEGGTRGAASSYSSRLAEAPDDLSVCCGFLEHVRGRVPDEDEKAAVAAALENVRLLEASR, encoded by the coding sequence ATGCGGTTACTACACACCTCCGACTGGCACCTCGGACGGTCCTTCCATGGCGTCGGGATGCTGGATGCCCAGCGCGCCTTCGTGGACCAGTTGGTCGGCGCCGTCAACGAGCACAGCGTGGACGTTGTCCTGGTGGCCGGGGACGTCTATGACCGCGCCCTTCCCGGCGTGGACGTGGTGCGCCTGTTGGACGACGCCCTGGTGCGCCTGGCTGCGGCCGGCGCCAAGGTGGTGCTGACCAGCGGCAACCATGATTCCGCCATCCGCCTGGGCTTTGCGTCCCGGCTCCTGGAACGCGGGGGAGTGCACCTCCGGACCAGTATCGGCGGCCTGGACGAACCGCTGCTGCTGCCGCTCGGGGACACCGCTGCCGGGGATGGTGGCCAGGCCGTGCTTGCCATCTACGGCATTCCGTGGCTCGAGCCCCGGCTCGTCGCCGAACAACTCGGAGCGGACACCGCCAGCCACTTTGAGGTCACCCGTGCAGCCACAGGGATGATCCGCGAGGACATCAAACGGCGTTCAGCTTCCGCGACGGTGCATTCCGTGGTCCTGGCCCACACCTTCGCCAGCGGGGGGATCAGCTCGGACAGCGAGCGGGACCTCAGCATTGGCGGCGTGGGAGCCGTGCCGCTGGACCTCTTCGAAGGCTTTAGCTACACGGCGCTGGGGCACCTCCACGGACGCCAGACCCTGTCGCCCCAGGTGAGGTACTCGGGCTCGCCACTGGCTTACTCCTTTTCCGAGGCCGCCCACCAGAAGGGCGGCTGGCTCGTGGACGTCGGCGTGGAGGGAGTCACCGCCGTGCAGGAAGTCCTGTGGACGGCGCCGCGCGTCTTGGCCGTGCTGCGCGGGCCGCTGGCAGAGCTGCTGGAATCGCCCGCGCACCAGTGGGCTGAAACGGCCTACTGCCAGGTCACGCTGACTGACGCCCAGCGGCCTGCCCGCGCCATGGAGCGGCTGCGTTCCCGCTTCTCGGACACACTGGTCCTTGGTTTTGATCCAGAGGGTGGAACCCGGGGCGCCGCCTCAAGCTACAGCAGCAGGCTCGCCGAGGCGCCGGACGACCTCTCGGTGTGCTGCGGCTTCCTGGAGCATGTCCGTGGCCGGGTCCCGGATGAGGACGAGAAAGCAGCGGTGGCTGCTGCCCTCGAGAACGTCCGGCTCCTGGAGGCTTCACGATGA